The following are encoded in a window of Castanea sativa cultivar Marrone di Chiusa Pesio chromosome 5, ASM4071231v1 genomic DNA:
- the LOC142635946 gene encoding pleiotropic drug resistance protein 1-like, producing MEGGDIYRASNSLRVNSSSLWRNNAVEIFNRSSREEDDEEALKWAALEKLPTFDRLRKGILTTSKGEANEINIESLGFEERKQLLERLVKVAEEDNEKFLMKVRNRIDRVGIDLPTIEVRFEHVNVEAEVHVGGRALPTFLNFSVNIVEGFLNFLHILPSKKKHLSILQDVSGIIKPRRMTLLLGPPSSGKTTLLLALAGKLDPDLKLSGRVTYNGHGMNEFVPQRTAAYISQYDLHIGEMTVRETLGFSARCQGVGSRYDMLAELSRREKEANIKPDPDIDIYMKAATTEGQEATVVTDYTLKVLGLDVCADTMVGDEMIRGISGGQRKRVTTGEMLVGPAKALFMDEISTGLDSSTTFQIVNSLKQYVHILDGTAVISLLQPAPETYNLFDDIILLSDGYIVYQGPRELVLDFFESMGFKCPDRKGVADFLQEVTSRKDQEQYWARKDVPYSYVKVEEFAVALHSFHAGRSIGDELSVPYDKSKSHPAALTTNKYGVNKKELLKANFSREYLLMKRNSFVYIFKLSQLFLMGLIAMTIFLRTKMPRDSVNDGGIYTNALFFTVITIMFNGMAEITMTIVKLPVFYKQRDLLFYPSWVYALPTWILKIPVTFLEVGVWVFMTYYVIGFDPSPGRFFKQYLLLLLVNQMSSALFRAIAAMGRNMIIANTFGAFVLLLLFALGGFILTKDDIKKWWIWGYWMSPLMYGQNAIVVNEFLGGNWRNGSTTEELGISVLKSRAFPTQAYWYWIGIGALVGFLLVFNIIFTLALTYLNPIGKTQTVKSDEPESNEQGQRIGEGIQLTLRGNSSSHHSHIGSRRISSSSARSGAEINANTNGKRGMVLPFDQHSITFDDIIYSVDMPQEMMSQGVVEDKLMLLKGVSGAFRPGVLTALMGVSGAGKTTLMDVLAGRKTGGYIEGNITISGFPKNQETFARISGYCEQNDIHSPHVTVYESLLYSAWLRLSSEVDLETRKMFIEEVMELVELKPLRNALVGLPGVNGLSTEQRKRLTIAVELVANPSIIFMDEPTSGLDARAAAIVMRTVRNTVDTGRTVVCTIHQPSIDIFEAFDELFLMKRGGQEIYVGPLGHHSSHLIKYFESIEGVKKIKDGYNPATWMLEVSSSAEEITLGVDFTNVYKNSELYRRNKALIQELSKPTPNKKELYFPTQYAQPFFTQCMACLWKQRWSYWRNPSYTAVRFMFTVFIALTFGTIFWDLGTKTERQQDLTNAMGSMYAAVLFLGVQNSMSVQPVVAIERTVFYRERAAGMYSALPYAFAQAAIELPYIFAQAISYGVIVYAMIGFEWTVAKFFWYLFFMYFTLLYFTFYGMMTVAVTPNHHIASIIANSFIIIWNLFSGFIIPRPRIPVWWRWNYWACPIAWTLYGLVASQFGDIEDLMIDGSKESVKEYVKSSLGFKHDFLGVVAGVVAGIAVLFAFIFAVSIKVFNFQRR from the exons ATGGAAGGGGGTGACATTTACAGGGCTAGTAATAGTTTAAGAGTGAATAGTTCTTCCCTATGGAGGAACAACGCTGTGGAAATTTTCAACAGGTCTTCACGTGAAGAAGACGATGAAGAAGCTCTCAAATGGGCTGCCCTTGAAAAGCTTCCTACGTTTGATCGTCTAAGAAAAGGTATATTAACTACCTCAAAAGGTGAGGCTAATGAAATCAATATAGAAAGTCTTGGATTTGAAGAAAGGAAGCAATTGCTCGAGAGGTTAGTGAAAGTAGCTGAAGAGGACAATGAGAAGTTCTTGATGAAGGTCAGGAACCGGATAGATAG agttgGAATTGATCTTCCAACAATTGAAGTACGATTTGAGCACGTAAATGTTGAGGCAGAGGTACATGTGGGTGGCAGAGCTTTGCCTACATTCCTTAACTTCAGTGTTAATATTGTAGAG ggttttttaaattttctccaTATTCTTCCAAGTAAAAAGAAACACTTGTCTATCCTACAAGATGTTAGTGGAATCATCAAGCCTAGAAG AATGACATTGCTATTGGGTCCTCCAAGTTCTGGCAAGACAACACTCTTGTTGGCTTTGGCCGGAAAGCTTGACCCCGATCTAAAG TTGTCTGGGAGGGTGACTTACAATGGCCATGGCATGAATGAGTTTGTACCCCAGAGAACTGCTGCCTATATCAGTCAATATGATCTTCATATTGGAGAAATGACTGTAAGAGAGACCCTGGGCTTCTCTGCAAGGTGCCAAGGGGTCGGATCACGCTATG ATATGCTAGCAGAGTTGTccagaagagaaaaagaggcAAATATCAAGCCAGATCCAGATATTGATATCTACATGAAG GCTGCCACAACTGAAGGCCAAGAGGCAACAGTGGTGACAGATTATACATTAAAG GTTTTGGGTTTAGATGTGTGTGCTGATACCATGGTAGGAGATGAAATGATAAGGGGTATTTCTGGTGGACAAAGGAAGCGTGTTACAACAG GGGAGATGTTGGTTGGACCAGCAAAGGCATTGTTTATGGATGAAATATCAACTGGATTGGACAGTTCAACAACTTTTCAAATTGTGAATTCACTCAAGCAATATGTTCACATTCTTGATGGAACAGCAGTCATCTCTCTACTGCAGCCAGCACCAGAGACATATAATCTTTTTGATGACATTATTCTCCTCTCTGATGGCTACATTGTGTACCAAGGTCCCCGAGAGCTAGTTCTTGACTTTTTTGAATCCATGGGTTTTAAATGTCCGGACAGAAAAGGAGTGGCTGATTTCTTGCAAGAG GTGACATCAAGGAAAGATCAGGAGCAGTACTGGGCACGCAAAGATGTGCCTTACAGTTATGTCAAAGTTGAGGAATTTGCTGTGGCACTCCATTCATTCCATGCTGGCAGGAGTATAGGAGATGAACTTTCAGTTCCATATGACAAGAGTAAAAGTCACCCAGCTGCTTTGACAACCAACAAGTATGGTGTTAACAAGAAGGAGTTGTTAAAAGCTAATTTCTCAAGAGAATACTTGCTGATGAAAAGGAATTCATTTGTTTATATCTTCAAGCTTTCACAA CTTTTTCTAATGGGACTGATTGCAATGACAATTTTCCTACGGACAAAGATGCCTCGTGATTCAGTAAACGATGGAGGAATTTATACGAATGCTTTGTTCTTCACTGTGATTACGATTATGTTTAATGGAATGGCAGAGATTACAATGACGATTGTAAAGCTTCCTGTCTTTTACAAGCAAAGGGATCTCCTCTTCTATCCTTCTTGGGTATATGCTCTTCCAACATGGATACTCAAGATTCCAGTAACATTTTTAGAAGTTGGTGTTTGGGTTTTTATGACCTATTATGTCATTGGATTTGATCCAAGTCCTGGAAg GTTTTTTAAACAATACCTTTTGCTCTTACTTGTAAACCAAATGTCTTCTGCCTTATTCCGAGCTATTGCAGCAATGGGTAGAAACATGATTATCGCCAACACTTTTGGGGCCTTTGTACTACTCTTACTTTTTGCCTTAGGTGGCTTTATACTTACCAAAG ATGATATAAAGAAATGGTGGATATGGGGCTACTGGATGTCGCCTTTGATGTATGGGCAAAATGCAATAGTGGTGAATGAGTTCCTGGGCGGAAACTGGAGAAAT GGTAGCACAACAGAAGAACTGGGAATTTCAGTTTTGAAGTCTCGTGCATTCCCCACTCAAGCATATTGGTATTGGATTGGCATAGGAGCACTAGTTGGATTCTTACTAGTTTTCAACATTATTTTCACTCTGGCTCTTACTTATCTTAACC CAATTGGAAAGACACAGACTGTAAAATCAGATGAACCAGAAAGCAATGAACAAGGGCAGAGGATAGGAGAAGGCATACAGTTAACACTCAGAGGAAACAGCTCAAGTCACCATTCCCACATAG GGAGTAGGAGGATAAGTAGCTCATCCGCAAGGTCAGGAGCTGAAATTAATGCCAATACTAATGGGAAAAGAGGAATGGTTCTTCCATTTGATCAACATTCTATCACGTTTGATGATATTATATACTCTGTTGACATGCCACAG GAAATGATGAGCCAGGGTGTTGTTGAGGATAAATTGATGCTTTTGAAGGGTGTGAGTGGTGCTTTTAGGCCAGGTGTTCTCACAGCTCTGATGGGTGTTAGTGGTGCTGGTAAAACAACTTTGATGGATGTGTTGGCTGGTAGGAAAACTGGTGGATATATTGAAGGGAACATCACAATATCAGGATTCCCAAAGAACCAGGAAACATTTGCTCGAATTTCTGGGTACTGTGAGCAAAATGACATTCATTCTCCTCATGTTACTGTGTATGAGTCCTTGCTTTACTCAGCATGGCTCCGCTTATCCTCCGAAGTTGATTTAGAAACCAGAAAG ATGTTCATTGAGGAAGTCATGGAGCTTGTGGAGCTAAAGCCATTGAGGAATGCACTAGTTGGGTTGCCTGGTGTGAATGGTCTCTCTACTGAGCAACGCAAGAGGCTCACTATCGCAGTTGAGCTTGTGGCAAACCCCTCCATAATATTCATGGATGAGCCAACTTCAGGTCTAGATGCAAGAGCTGCTGCAATTGTTATGAGAACAGTTAGGAACACAGTGGACACTGGAAGAACAGTTGTGTGCACCATCCATCAACCAAGCATTGACATATTCGAAGCTTTTGATGAG CTTTTCCTAATGAAACGTGGAGGACAAGAGATATACGTTGGGCCATTGGGACACCACTCAAGCCATCTTATAAAGTATTTTGAG AGTATTGAAGgagtcaaaaaaattaaagatggtTACAATCCAGCAACCTGGATGTTGGAAGTTTCATCTTCAGCAGAGGAAATAACTTTGGGTGtggattttactaatgtgtaCAAAAACTCAGAGCTGTACAG GAGAAACAAGGCATTGATTCAAGAGTTGAGCAAGCCTACTCCTAATAAAAAAGAACTCTATTTCCCAACCCAATATGCACAACCATTTTTCACTCAATGCATGGCTTGCTTGTGGAAGCAACGCTGGTCCTATTGGCGCAACCCATCATACACTGCCGTGAGATTTATGTTCACAGTTTTCATAGCGTTGACATTTGGGACAATTTTTTGGGACCTTGGTACCAAGAC CGAGAGGCAACAAGATTTAACAAATGCAATGGGTTCCATGTATGCTGCTGTTCTCTTCCTTGGTGTCCAAAATTCTATGTCAGTGCAGCCTGTAGTGGCAATTGAACGAACTGTCTTCTACAGAGAAAGAGCTGCTGGAATGTATTCTGCATTGCCATATGCATTTGCACAG GCTGCAATTGAGCTCCCATATATTTTTGCACAAGCTATATCTTATGGCGTCATAGTTTATGCAATGATTGGGTTCGAATGGACTGTTGCCAAATTCTTTTGGTATCTATTTTTCATGTACTTCACATTGCTATATTTTACCTTCTACGGCATGATGACTGTGGCTGTGACGCCAAACCACCATATTGCTTCCATAATAGCAAACTCATTCATTATAATATGGAATCTATTTTCAGGATTCATAATCCCGCGACCA AGGATTCCTGTATGGTGGAGATGGAACTACTGGGCATGTCCAATAGCTTGGACTTTGTATGGATTGGTTGCTTCACAATTTGGAGATATAGAGGACTTGATGATTGACGGCAGTAAAGAATCAGTGAAAGAGTATGTTAAAAGCTCTTTGGGATTCAAGCATGATTTTCTAGGAGTGGTTGCAGGTGTAGTTGCTGGGATTGCTGTACTCTTTGCGTTCATCTTTGCAGTTTCCATCAAGGTGTTCAATTTCCAAAGGCGATAG